Proteins encoded within one genomic window of Vicia villosa cultivar HV-30 ecotype Madison, WI unplaced genomic scaffold, Vvil1.0 ctg.000506F_1_1, whole genome shotgun sequence:
- the LOC131629078 gene encoding uncharacterized protein LOC131629078 codes for MSQDHRQLTSDIVSHCIRDLVNTDPSIKVKLIISHITGKYGYNISYRKAWIAKVKAIESLYGNWETSYNDLPQWLLVMKTHLPGMVIDLETLPAFSNEGSQLGDKMIFHRLFWAFQPCIHGFAYCKPIVQVDGTWLYGRYKGTLLMAVTQDGNGNIFPIAFAIVEGETKDAWSFFLRNLRSHVTPQPNLCLISDRHPSIKSAYDDPANGWQNPPSSHVYCIRHIAQNFMRAIRDKELRKKLVNMGYALTESTYNYYRTEIRQTNRDALEWIENIPREKWARAFDRGQRWGHMTTNLAEAMNSVLKATRNLPITSLFSATYFRMGALFGQRGHEWTKRLTSGQTFTDKCIKGMTEEVNKASSHNVYQFDRERFYFMVAERINRNDSRPTGTYGVDLRKRTCDCGKFQAFHLPCSHVIAACESIRQD; via the exons ATGTCGCAAGACCATAGACAACTTACCTCAGATATTGTCTCTCACTGCATCAGAGATCTGGTTAACACCGACCCATCAATTAAGGTAAAGCTCATAATTTCTCATATAACAGGAAAGTATGGTTATAATATATCTTACAGGAAAGCGTGGATTGCAAAGGTAAAGGCCATAGAATCCTTGTATGGAAACTGGGAGACATCTTACAATGACCTTCCACAATGGTTATTGGTAATGAAAACACATCTGCCTGGAATGGTAATAGACTTGGAAACGTTACCTGCATTTTCTAACGAAGGCAGCCAGTTGGGTGATAAGATGATATTCCATCGTCTATTTTGGGCTTTTCAACCAtgcatccatggttttgcttATTGCAAGCCAATTGTTCAAGTCGACGGAACATGGTTGTATGGAAGGTACAAAGGGACATTGTTGATGGCTGTGACGCAGGATGGGAATGGTAACATTTTTCCAATTGCTTTCGCTATTGTCGAGGGTGAAACCAAGGATGCTTGGAGTTTTTTCCTTCGCAATCTAAGAAGCCACGTGACACCCCAACCCAATCTATGCCTAATATCAGACAGACATCCATCGATTAAAAGTGCCTATGATGATCCTGCAAATGGATGGCAAAATCCTCCATCTTCACATGTCTACTGCATTAGGCATATCGCGCAAAATTTTATGCGTGCGATTAGAGACAAGGAACTACGTAAAAAACTCGTCAACATGG GATATGCATTGACGGAGTCAACGTACAACTACTATAGAACTGAAATTCGTCAGACAAATAGAGATgctttggagtggattgaaaatatCCCCAGAGAGAAGTGGGCAAGGGCGTTTGATAGAGGGCAACGATGGGGGCACATGACGACTAACCTTGCAGAAGCAATGAACTCTGTGCTAAAGGCAACCAGAAACCTTCCAATAACGTCTTTGTTTTCGGCCACATATTTTCGGATGGGAGCATTATTTGGTCAACGTGGACATGAATGGACAAAGAGGTTGACATCAGGCCAAACTTTTACTGACAAGTGCATCAAGGGGATGACTGAAGAAGTCAACAAAGCAAGCAGTCATAATGTTTATCAGTTTGACCGGGAAAGGTTCTATTTTATGGTGGCCGAAAGAATAAACCGCAATGATAGTCGACCAACTGGTACTTACGGTGTTGATCTGCGAAAAAGAACATGTGATTGCGGAAAATTTCAAGCGTTCCATTTGCCTTGCTCACATGTGATTGCAGCATGTGAAAGTATACGCCAAGACTAG
- the LOC131629079 gene encoding protein MAINTENANCE OF MERISTEMS-like, giving the protein MSGLLALGDNHRGTRENVAAYDESKRFRLHNHLFDREPSEAIKPYLERAGFGIFAKINFRSVDSKLVIAMLERWRPETHTFHLPTGECTITLEDINMLFGLRIDGRVVVGETEGPDYACVDALGIETFSDRVKGAVKLRWIHDELIELEQHSPQTEQENIQHAKLYILSMIAVLFPDKSHNVLHSSWFKFVKDFDECGKYSWGSACLSYLYREMCKACRVGCMSVGGCSLILAVWTYYRIPRLAPRSEIAPSYPYATR; this is encoded by the exons ATGTCTGGTTTGCTTGCTTTGGGAGATAATCATAGAGGAACAAGGGAGAACGTGGCTGCATAC GATGAGTCTAAAAGGTTTAGACTACATAATCATCTATTTGATAGGGAGCCAAGTGAGGCTATCAAGCCTTACTTGGAAAGAGCCGGTTTTGGAATCTTCGCCAAAATCAACTTTAGAAGTGTTGATTCTAAACTTGTAATTGCGATGCTTGAGAGGTGGAGGCCTGAGACACACACGTTTCATTTGCCAACCGGTGAATGTACAATCACATTAGAGGATATAAATATGTTGTTTGGCCTCCGCATAGATGGGAGGGTTGTAGTAGGTGAAACTGAAGGTCCCGATTATGCTTGTGTCGATGCTTTAGGCATAGAAACTTTTAGTGATAGGGTGAAGGGTGCGGTAAAATTGAGATGGATCCACGACGAGTTGATTGAGTTAGAACAACATTCTCCACAAACCGAGCAGGAAAATATACAGCATGCAAAATTATATATCTTAAGTATGATTGCAGTTCTATTTCCTGACAAATCTCATAATGTGTTGCATTCTTCTTGGTTCAAATTTGTCAAAGATTTTGATGAATGCGGcaaatatagttgggggtctgcGTGTTTGTCTTACCTTTATAGGGAGATGTGCAAAGCATGTCGTGTAGGATGCATGAGTGTTGGAGGCTGCTCACTCATTCTCGCTGTGTGGACCTACTATCGCATTCCACGACTTGCTCCAAGGAGTGAAATTGCTCCATCCTATCCATACGCCACTAGGTAA